A genome region from Mesorhizobium sp. B2-1-8 includes the following:
- a CDS encoding polysaccharide biosynthesis/export family protein: protein MRKWVLTIASASLAAVVAGALPSVAAEYLLGPQDKVRLKVYEWRASRDVIFEWTALNDAFVVGADGTLFLPFVGQIRAQGTAPGDLARAIGDRLMRNMGLGRQPDVAVEIVQYRPFYIVGNVKQPGEFPYRPGLTVLQAVGIAGGLPIRQDDISRLGREVISGQGDVGLLALNNVSLLARKARLEAELAGSEEISFPAELNDRVSNQTVASTMDQERKIFAIRKDALTTQLRSLHELREFLEKELDSLGQQLTFHDKQIELVQKELASVSTLVEKGLAVAPRELSLEGTVAQMQGDRLAAETSLLRVRQEISKTDIEILDISNRHASEVAESLRETQLQLNEVTSKADTAVQLLHETEIAVPALLALRQRAESAKPIFKIVRTTDSSTAELPAEETTAVNPGDTVKVEIPAPDSGLASIPAGGSLQAETVPVQGIN from the coding sequence ATGCGCAAATGGGTCTTGACGATCGCGTCTGCCTCACTCGCCGCGGTGGTCGCCGGCGCCTTGCCCTCGGTGGCTGCCGAGTATCTCCTCGGGCCCCAAGATAAGGTCAGGCTCAAGGTTTATGAATGGCGCGCGTCACGTGATGTGATTTTTGAATGGACGGCTCTCAACGACGCTTTCGTCGTCGGTGCCGACGGCACGCTCTTCCTTCCGTTTGTCGGCCAGATACGCGCGCAGGGCACCGCTCCCGGCGACCTCGCCAGGGCCATCGGCGATCGTTTGATGCGGAACATGGGGCTCGGCCGCCAGCCCGATGTCGCTGTAGAAATCGTGCAGTACAGACCTTTCTACATCGTCGGCAACGTCAAGCAGCCCGGTGAGTTTCCTTATCGGCCCGGACTGACCGTGCTGCAGGCGGTGGGGATCGCGGGCGGCTTGCCGATACGCCAGGACGACATATCGCGGCTCGGGCGGGAAGTCATCTCAGGCCAGGGCGACGTGGGATTACTAGCGCTGAACAATGTCAGCCTTCTTGCCCGCAAGGCGCGCCTTGAAGCCGAACTGGCCGGCAGCGAGGAGATCTCTTTTCCTGCCGAATTGAACGACAGGGTCTCCAACCAAACCGTTGCATCGACAATGGACCAGGAGCGCAAGATCTTTGCGATCCGCAAGGACGCGCTGACGACACAACTGCGTTCGCTCCATGAACTCAGGGAATTCCTGGAAAAGGAACTGGACTCGCTGGGACAGCAACTGACGTTCCACGACAAACAGATTGAGCTTGTCCAGAAGGAACTCGCGAGTGTTTCGACGCTTGTCGAGAAGGGACTGGCCGTTGCACCACGCGAGCTATCGCTTGAGGGGACGGTCGCGCAGATGCAAGGGGACAGGCTCGCGGCCGAGACCTCACTCTTGCGCGTGAGGCAGGAGATCAGCAAGACGGACATCGAGATTCTCGACATCAGCAACCGGCACGCCAGCGAAGTCGCTGAAAGCTTGCGCGAAACCCAGCTGCAGCTTAACGAAGTCACCAGCAAGGCCGATACCGCGGTGCAGTTGCTGCACGAAACCGAGATTGCAGTCCCTGCCCTGCTCGCTCTGAGGCAACGCGCCGAAAGTGCCAAGCCAATCTTCAAGATCGTCAGGACGACGGATAGCAGCACAGCCGAACTTCCCGCCGAGGAAACCACAGCAGTCAACCCCGGCGACACAGTGAAGGTCGAGATCCCGGCGCCGGACTCAGGTTTGGCTAGCATACCTGCAGGCGGGAGCCTTCAGGCCGAGACGGTCCCGGTTCAGGGCATCAATTGA